One Candidatus Eisenbacteria bacterium DNA window includes the following coding sequences:
- a CDS encoding serpin family protein — MSRRLEGPLAGRLRCLALLIPLLALACGDSVGSSDPSDASWESLRSDLPRDTSPTPGGEALRELARGGAETALDLLGHLEKGENVLISPFSIRIAFAMLYGGARGETAEEIAEVLRYPEGEGVHDAWNALDLALAARNLPAGDEGEDPVELLVANAFWGRLGFPFRDEYLDLLAVHYGSGIERLDFAGAPEAARRVINEWVEGKTRDRIRDLLPAGSIDPLVVAVLTNALYFKAPWARPFDENLTTQGAFERPEGSAVTVPMMARTDTFPYAEGDGCQALELPFRGDELSMVFLLPSGGLDILEESLTGEGLFAILDRLEPAGVAAAIPRFTFESDFELREMLQTMGMPRVFSGDADLSGMTEGGGLFVDEAYHKTFIAVDEKGAEAAAATAIVIRESAVPADHTFRADRPFLFLIRDRGTGEILFLGRVTDPSA, encoded by the coding sequence ATGAGCCGTCGATTGGAAGGCCCGCTCGCGGGGCGTCTTCGTTGCCTCGCCCTTCTCATTCCTCTTCTCGCGCTCGCGTGCGGGGATTCGGTCGGATCGTCCGATCCGAGCGATGCCTCGTGGGAGAGCCTTCGTTCCGACCTTCCGCGGGACACGAGCCCTACCCCCGGCGGGGAGGCCCTGAGGGAGCTCGCGCGCGGGGGCGCGGAGACGGCGCTCGACCTCCTCGGGCATCTCGAGAAAGGCGAGAACGTTCTCATCTCCCCCTTCAGCATCCGGATCGCGTTCGCGATGCTCTACGGAGGGGCGCGCGGCGAGACCGCGGAGGAGATTGCGGAAGTTCTTCGCTACCCGGAAGGAGAGGGGGTCCACGACGCGTGGAATGCGCTCGACCTCGCCCTGGCGGCCCGGAACCTCCCGGCCGGGGACGAGGGTGAGGATCCGGTCGAGCTTCTCGTCGCGAACGCATTCTGGGGGCGCTTGGGGTTCCCGTTCCGCGACGAGTATCTCGATCTTCTCGCGGTCCACTACGGGAGCGGCATCGAGCGGCTCGATTTCGCGGGGGCGCCGGAGGCCGCGCGCCGTGTGATCAACGAATGGGTGGAGGGGAAGACTCGCGACCGCATTCGGGATCTTCTCCCGGCCGGCTCGATCGACCCCCTCGTCGTCGCCGTTCTCACGAACGCGCTCTACTTCAAGGCGCCTTGGGCCCGTCCGTTCGATGAAAACTTGACGACTCAAGGAGCGTTCGAGCGGCCGGAGGGTTCGGCCGTCACCGTCCCGATGATGGCGCGGACCGACACCTTCCCCTACGCGGAAGGAGACGGATGTCAGGCGCTCGAGCTGCCCTTCCGAGGGGATGAGCTCTCGATGGTCTTCCTGCTCCCCTCCGGCGGCCTCGACATCCTCGAGGAGAGCTTGACAGGTGAAGGGCTTTTCGCGATCCTGGACCGCCTCGAGCCGGCCGGGGTGGCGGCCGCGATCCCCCGCTTCACGTTCGAGTCCGATTTCGAGCTTCGCGAGATGCTGCAGACGATGGGAATGCCCCGCGTCTTCTCAGGGGACGCGGATCTCTCCGGGATGACGGAGGGGGGCGGCCTCTTCGTCGACGAGGCGTACCACAAGACCTTCATCGCGGTCGACGAGAAGGGGGCCGAGGCGGCGGCGGCGACCGCGATCGTGATTCGCGAGTCAGCGGTGCCGGCGGATCACACCTTCCGGGCCGATCGTCCGTTTCTCTTTCTCATCCGCGACCGGGGGACGGGGGAGATCCTCTTCCTCGGCCGCGTGACGGATCCATCGGCGTAG
- a CDS encoding VCBS repeat-containing protein has product MIRTLRFRSGRMLGLRLSALLVLAAGIGFSGCGGKSETEHAPPPIPEGRAAAARPTPAGSTLYLAQAQFVTETTPDGKSRPVPGPARLSIWTSNGSAWSEEVLEDPESNVFHKAAWYAPPSGEPGILTIGATRAFLKIWRKTSAGWEAEALWNPTFGGKWDRLRDFEIADVTGDGVEDIVVATHDQGVIGVVSWTDGGWKAEEIGRRENTFVHEVEVGDVDGDGVIEIFTTPSLPNKLDGTPQPGEIDMYKRDGGKWAYRIVDTLATRHAKEILCVVPDGETRPVLFASLEGESIGGAEASGDNTRIRLYRFGDGRIEKTDIAGLPGNLCRFLTYGDVDGDGANELVASTKNSGIWKLSPPKTPGAEWEKTLLATGTSGFEHATVLADFDGDGTDEIYVASDDQKELRGYRFEEGTYRMQVIGPLEMKPITFNVTAHRAE; this is encoded by the coding sequence ATGATCCGCACGCTTCGCTTCCGTTCGGGCCGGATGCTCGGCCTTCGTCTTTCCGCGCTCCTCGTCCTCGCCGCGGGGATCGGGTTCTCCGGCTGCGGAGGGAAGAGCGAGACGGAACACGCGCCTCCGCCGATTCCAGAGGGACGAGCGGCCGCGGCCCGTCCGACCCCCGCGGGCTCGACGCTTTATCTCGCCCAAGCGCAATTCGTCACCGAGACGACGCCGGACGGGAAGAGCCGCCCGGTGCCCGGCCCCGCGCGCCTTTCGATTTGGACCTCAAACGGTTCCGCGTGGTCCGAGGAAGTGCTCGAGGACCCGGAGAGCAACGTCTTTCACAAGGCGGCCTGGTACGCGCCTCCGAGCGGGGAGCCCGGGATTCTCACGATCGGGGCGACGCGGGCGTTCCTCAAGATCTGGCGGAAGACGAGCGCCGGCTGGGAAGCGGAGGCGCTGTGGAACCCGACGTTCGGCGGCAAGTGGGACCGGCTCCGCGATTTCGAGATCGCGGACGTGACCGGCGACGGCGTCGAGGACATCGTCGTGGCGACCCACGATCAGGGCGTCATCGGCGTCGTCTCCTGGACGGACGGTGGATGGAAGGCCGAGGAGATCGGGCGGCGCGAGAACACGTTCGTTCATGAGGTCGAGGTCGGGGACGTGGACGGCGACGGCGTGATCGAGATCTTCACGACGCCGAGCCTCCCGAACAAGCTGGACGGCACGCCTCAGCCGGGCGAGATCGACATGTACAAGCGCGACGGCGGGAAATGGGCGTACCGGATCGTGGACACGCTCGCGACGCGCCACGCGAAGGAGATCCTCTGCGTCGTTCCGGACGGCGAGACGCGGCCGGTCCTCTTCGCCTCGCTCGAGGGGGAGAGCATCGGGGGGGCCGAGGCGTCGGGGGACAACACGCGCATCCGTCTCTATCGTTTCGGAGACGGCCGCATCGAGAAGACCGACATCGCCGGTCTTCCGGGGAACCTCTGCCGCTTCCTCACCTACGGCGACGTCGACGGAGACGGAGCGAACGAGCTCGTCGCCTCAACGAAGAATAGCGGGATCTGGAAGCTTTCGCCGCCGAAGACCCCCGGCGCCGAGTGGGAGAAGACGCTTCTCGCGACGGGGACATCGGGGTTCGAGCACGCGACGGTCCTCGCCGACTTCGACGGGGACGGGACGGACGAGATCTATGTCGCTTCCGACGACCAGAAGGAGCTTCGCGGCTACCGGTTCGAGGAGGGAACGTATCGCATGCAGGTGATCGGCCCGCTCGAGATGAAGCCGATCACGTTCAACGTCACAGCGCACCGCGCGGAATAG